Proteins from a single region of Punica granatum isolate Tunisia-2019 chromosome 8, ASM765513v2, whole genome shotgun sequence:
- the LOC116188282 gene encoding putative disease resistance protein RGA4 — protein MAELILGPVVESITGHLLSLVSQEIGLARGVKVELQKLQSTVSAIAALLCEAERRQVQAADLKDWLKKLEDVLYDAEDLLDDFSTEVLRRRGVVGGGNRILNEVGFFLSSSNQLVYADKMAHRVKDIRERIDAISNDRVRFQLAESSNLVSLVENRVTRETYPYEPQPYVIGRDTDKKEVIEFLLNPDFEESVSVLPIVGFGGLGKTTLARLVFNNDSVKEYFELKLWVCVSTNFDVKDILGKIVGECIASLNMNELRNLLGEELDRKDDMMKMSRDHILEKVLAKLTNMNELQRKLGEVLDGKKFLLVLDDVWNENRREWLNLESFLQNSAKGSKILVTTRSPLVAKTMTGRSHKLSGLAEDESFSLLMRMAMKQEHEWRNENLESTAKEILKKCAGVPLAITTIGRLLLFSRNTEEDWLKFKNNDLSRINQEEGDIMPSLKLSYNFLPSHLKRCFSYCSLFPKDCKLEKRELIHLWMAQGYIKPLSNRQTIEEVGQDYFMELLSRSFFQDVEEDLYGSIVSCKMHDLMHDLAQSVSGNDCNTIDSSNVKTFPEGTRHVSIVAAGDYKWNGFHRDGKVRSLLFIGGKLEIENGYLDVSGFTNLRALRLRSANVLKISSSIGKLKHLRSLDLSFNDGLRYLPNSISKLCNLETLNLGECWCLKRLPRGITKLVNLRQLIVSGCWSLRHMPRGIEKLTSLQTLDVFVVGEDPDAARLNELSRLTGLRSKELTIQGLHRVGSTSSEVDASFSIERLWPNPDLKGLSIIFYGGVMFLSWVSQLHRLVQIEIIDCDNCSHLPPLDQLPFLKKVSLQSTWSLESIELWESSGQEDKESGMPQSNNNFFPSLEEIELMDLPKFRGWERRTSTRIEREADDHSSSSSSSSSSSSLLMLHTFSDKVKVSIKGCPGFSYAHGQKLRQMGLTVTSIKLAEQLLRDASLSQDPTPVLTVAPIPPSRGTMTVSFKSLSTLTYILFSGMKDAEDLPVKLFRSLPSLQSLVIRHCHRLKALPVRAILRYLPSLEILEISSCKELDLSMDEDSHDGVGEGMPNLQSGEPTKLQELEFQAIPKMKTLPWWIQHLTNLEELRILFCSNLKALPEWFPNLTSLKQLEVFRCGKELKRRCRRNTGEDWAKICHIQYVDVRN, from the coding sequence ATGGCTGAACTGATTCTCGGGCCCGTTGTGGAGTCCATCACCGGACATCTCCTTTCCCTCGTCTCCCAGGAGATCGGACTAGCGCGTGGTGTCAAAGTTGAGCTCCAGAAACTCCAGAGTACTGTCTCTGCTATTGCTGCCCTGCTTTGTGAGGCTGAGAGGAGACAAGTCCAGGCTGCAGACTTGAAGGACTGGCTCAAGAAGCTGGAAGATGTGCTTTACGATGCTGAGGACCTGCTGGATGATTTCTCCACTGAAGTGTTGCGTCGTCGTGGCGTGGTGGGAGGAGGTAATCGGATCCTGAATGAGGTCGGTTTTTTCTTATCCTCTTCTAACCAGCTCGTTTATGCCGATAAGATGGCTCATCGAGTCAAGGATATCAGGGAGAGGATCGACGCCATTTCGAATGATAGGGTCCGTTTTCAGCtcgcggaaagcagtaaccttGTGAGTTTGGTGGAGAACCGGGTCACGCGAGAAACTTATCCTTATGAGCCACAACCGTATGTGATTGGAAGAGATACGGACAAGAAGGAAGTTATCGAGTTCTTACTTAATCCTGATTTTGAGGAGAGTGTTTCCGTCCTCCCAATAGTGGGTTTTGGCGGCCTAGGGAAAACGACACTGGCAAGACTCGTATTCAATAATGACAGCGTGAAGGAGTACTTCGAGTTGAAGCTTTGGGTTTGTGTGTCGACCAATTTTGATGTGAAGGATATTCTGGGGAAGATAGTAGGAGAATGCATTGCTAGCCTCAACATGAATGAATTGAGAAACTTGCTTGGAGAAGAGCTCGATAGAAAGGATGATATGATGAAAATGTCACGGGATCACATTCTGGAAAAGGTACTTGCAAAGCTCACCAACATGAATGAGCTGCAAAGAAAGCTGGGGGAAGTGCTCGATGGAAAAAAGTTTTTACTTGTGTTAGATGACGTGTGGAATGAGAATCGGCGTGAGTGGTTGAATCTTGAATCATTTCTTCAGAACAGTGCAAAAGGAAGTAAAATATTGGTGACGACTCGCAGTCCTCTTGTGGCCAAAACTATGACCGGAAGATCCCATAAATTGAGTGGCTTAGCCGAGGATGAGTCATTTTCTCTGCTAATGCGAATGGCAATGAAGCAAGAACATGAGTGGAGAAATGAAAACTTAGAATCGACCGCAAAAGAAATTCTAAAGAAGTGTGCGGGAGTTCCCCTCGCAATTACAACGATTGGGCGACTGTTATTATTCTCGAGAAATACTGAAGAAGATTGGTTGAAATTCAAGAATAATGATTTATCGAGAATAAATCAAGAAGAAGGTGACATCATGCCATCCCTTAAGCTGAGCTACAATTTTTTGCCGTCACACTTGAAACGGTGTTTTTCTTATTGTAGCTTGTTTCCGAAAGATTGCAAGTTGGAAAAACGTGAGCTCATTCATCTTTGGATGGCACAGGGATATATCAAACCCCTAAGCAACAGGCAAACAATTGAAGAAGTCGGTCAAGATTATTTCATGGAGCTGCTTTCAAGATCCTTTTTCCAGGATGTAGAGGAAGATCTGTATGGCAGCATCGTAAGCTGCAAAATGCATGATTTGATGCATGACCTTGCACAGTCAGTGTCGGGAAATGACTGCAACACCATTGATAGCTCAAATGTGAAAACCTTCCCAGAAGGAACTCGTCATGTATCTATAGTTGCTGCGGGAGATTATAAGTGGAATGGATTCCATAGGGATGGAAAAGTAAGGTCTCTGCTTTTTATTGGTGGAAAGCTGGAGATTGAGAATGGTTATTTGGATGTTTCTGGTTTTACAAATCTCCGGGCACTACGTCTTCGTTCTGCTAATGTATTAAAGATATCCAGTTCGATTGGTAAATTGAAGCATTTGAGAAGCCTTGATCTCTCATTTAATGATGGGTTAAGGTATCTTCCGAATTCCATAAGCAAGTTGTGCAATTTGGAGACGCTCAACCTCGGAGAATGTTGGTGTCTAAAAAGATTACCGAGAGGCATTACAAAGTTGGTCAATCTAAGGCAGCTTATTGTGAGTGGATGTTGGAGTTTGAGACATATGCCAAGAGGAATTGAGAAGTTGACTAGTCTACAAACGTTAGACGTATTCGTGGTGGGGGAGGACCCAGATGCTGCAAGGCTGAATGAGTTAAGTAGACTTACCGGATTGAGGAGTAAAGAACTGACTATTCAAGGCTTGCATAGAGTGGGGAGTACCTCGAGCGAGGTAGATGCTTCGTTCTCAATAGAGAGACTCTGGCCCAATCCAGATCTGAAGGGATTGAGTATAATATTTTACGGTGGTGTTATGTTTTTATCCTGGGTCTCTCAACTGCATAGACTAGTCCAGATTGAGATTATCGATTGTGATAATTGCAGCCATCTACCACCTCTAGATCAGCTCCCTTTCCTCAAAAAAGTCTCCTTGCAGTCCACGTGGAGTTTGGAGAGCATCGAATTATGGGAGAGTAGTGGGCAGGAGGACAAGGAGAGTGGGATGCCACAgtctaataataatttctttccaTCCTTGGAAGAAATAGAGCTGATGGATTTGCCTAAATTCAGGGGATGGGAGAGGAGGACGAGCACCCGAATTGAACGAGAGGCGGATgatcattcttcttcttcttcttcttcttcttcttcttcttcgttaTTAATGCTCCACACGTTCTCTGACAAGGTCAAGGTCTCCATAAAAGGATGCCCAGGATTCTCTTACGCGCATGGTCAAAAGCTACGACAAATGGGTTTGACTGTAACCTCGATCAAACTTGCAGAGCAGTTGCTGAGGGATGCATCTCTAAGCCAAGATCCAACCCCCGTCCTTACTGTAGCGCCAATTCCACCATCGCGGGGGACGATGACCGTGTCTTTTAAATCTCTCTCCACGCTGACGTACATCTTATTCAGTGGAATGAAGGATGCAGAGGACTTGCCTGTGAAGTTGTTTCGGTCCCTCCCGTCTCTCCAGTCTCTTGTAATCAGACACTGCCATCGCCTGAAAGCTCTCCCTGTAAGGGCAATCCTCCGATACCTACCATCCCTTGAGATACTGGAGATTTCTTCGTGCAAAGAGCTTGATTTATCAATGGATGAAGATAGTCACGACGGTGTTGGTGAAGGCATGCCTAATTTGCAATCCGGCGAACCCACTAAACTTCAGGAATTGGAATTTCAAGCGATCCCTAAAATGAAGACTCTTCCGTGGTGGATTCAGCACCTCACTAACCTTGAAGAGTTACGTATCTTGTTCTGCAGCAATCTGAAGGCTTTGCCTGAGTGGTTTCCCAATCTCACCTCACTCAAACAACTTGAAGTTTTTCGTTGCGGGAAGGAGCTGAAAAGGAGGTGCAGAAGGAATACCGGAGAGGATTGGGCTAAGATTTGTCACATCCAGTATGTAGATGTACGCAATTAG
- the LOC116188285 gene encoding protein GLUTAMINE DUMPER 2-like — translation MRTLLDETPNAPTWASSVPPPAPAMVSVQRSPWHSPVPYLFGGLAAMLGLIAFALLILACSYWKISGNPSEGGEEGDVEKGAAEKGKEVIRVYEEKIVVIMAGDEKPTYLATPVCSRGPSFGDSNKKSEDQETKKESADDSEKVNKDGNNNNSADSVADHHDDREQVIVQSLGGGESTRRAVI, via the coding sequence atgagaaccCTCCTTGATGAAACACCTAATGCACCAACATGGGCTTCATCAGTGCCACCGCCGGCACCGGCGATGGTGTCTGTGCAGCGATCGCCGTGGCATTCTCCGGTGCCCTACTTGTTCGGGGGCCTAGCGGCGATGCTGGGGCTAATAGCGTTTGCTCTCCTCATCTTGGCGTGCTCTTACTGGAAGATCTCGGGGAACCCTAGCGAGGGCGGTGAAGAAGGGGACGTTGAGAAGGGGGCCGCCGAGAAGGGGAAGGAAGTGATAAGGGTTTACGAGGAGAAGATCGTGGTGATCATGGCGGGCGACGAGAAGCCGACCTACTTGGCCACGCCTGTGTGCAGCCGGGGCCCGTCCTTCGGGGACAGCAATAAGAAGAGTGAGGATCAAGAAACCAAAAAGGAATCAGCGGACGACTCAGAGAAAGTTAACAAAGATGGCAATAACAACAACAGCGCCGACTCTGTTGCCGATCATCATGATGACCGCGAGCAAGTAATTGTTCAGTCACTGGGAGGCGGCGAGTCAACACGACGAGCGGTGATTTAA